The Trichocoleus sp. FACHB-46 genome has a segment encoding these proteins:
- a CDS encoding efflux RND transporter periplasmic adaptor subunit, with the protein MPQSADVKPQTSERFPLLLASRALLLILLVTVSGCGIFTKADAEAPRQQNGGARGGPTPVDVAIAETGSLQENLEFTGTTQPLREVSLRAQVEGQLLDLLVDAGDTVSEGQTVAQLDASLLTTSVTEAQAELATRQSEVAQAEAEVNDARTQVEESRLQLQQAQSDAARLQQLLREGAIAAQLAEQAQTEARTAAQALRSAQEQVRTRQQAVVAAQGRVAAQRAVVAQANERQSYATLSSPVTGVVLKREMDPGTLVQPGTEILRLGDLSSAKVIVNVADKQLGTIRQGQDVRVSLDAFPNQVFSGEVTRITPVANALYVPIEVTIPNENGRVGSGLFARVSFVQGRSQRVVVPESAIQSERGQRDQQGQQQRTNATSNATLFVVDGNTQEPKAVARSVTLGQQANGKVEILSGLRVGEEFVARSGRPLKDGAPVRLSILSETQPGQTQKPTQPTQTTQPTRTTQPNPNQGKQR; encoded by the coding sequence ATGCCACAGTCTGCTGACGTAAAGCCTCAAACCTCAGAACGATTTCCGCTACTGCTGGCCAGTCGAGCGTTGCTGCTGATCCTGCTGGTAACTGTATCAGGCTGCGGAATTTTCACCAAAGCAGATGCAGAAGCACCTCGGCAGCAGAACGGAGGGGCACGCGGTGGCCCAACTCCAGTGGATGTGGCGATCGCTGAAACTGGCTCCTTGCAAGAAAATTTGGAATTTACCGGAACAACTCAGCCGCTGCGGGAAGTATCTCTGCGGGCTCAAGTGGAAGGCCAATTGCTCGATCTCCTCGTTGATGCGGGGGATACGGTTAGTGAAGGTCAAACAGTCGCCCAGTTAGATGCTTCGCTGTTGACTACCTCAGTCACGGAAGCCCAAGCGGAATTAGCTACCCGCCAGTCGGAAGTGGCTCAAGCGGAAGCGGAAGTGAATGATGCCAGGACGCAGGTGGAAGAATCGCGGCTCCAACTGCAACAAGCCCAATCCGATGCGGCGCGGCTCCAACAGTTGTTGCGTGAAGGAGCGATCGCCGCTCAGCTTGCTGAACAAGCCCAGACTGAAGCTCGTACTGCGGCTCAAGCTCTACGCTCGGCTCAAGAGCAAGTCCGCACCAGGCAGCAGGCAGTGGTGGCGGCTCAAGGGCGGGTGGCAGCTCAGCGAGCTGTGGTGGCTCAAGCGAACGAGCGGCAATCTTATGCAACGCTGAGTTCCCCGGTGACAGGTGTGGTGCTGAAGCGAGAAATGGACCCAGGCACTTTGGTGCAACCAGGCACCGAGATTCTGCGCTTGGGTGATTTGAGCAGCGCTAAAGTCATCGTCAACGTCGCGGATAAGCAACTCGGCACCATTCGCCAAGGGCAAGACGTGCGGGTGAGCTTAGATGCGTTTCCCAATCAAGTCTTTAGTGGGGAAGTAACTCGGATTACGCCTGTGGCAAATGCTCTTTACGTCCCGATTGAAGTTACGATTCCCAACGAGAATGGTCGTGTGGGTAGTGGGCTATTTGCGCGAGTGAGTTTTGTGCAGGGGCGATCGCAACGGGTCGTAGTGCCAGAATCGGCCATTCAGTCAGAGCGAGGTCAGCGAGACCAGCAAGGCCAGCAACAGCGCACTAACGCCACTAGTAATGCCACTTTATTTGTCGTGGATGGCAATACCCAAGAACCCAAAGCCGTGGCCCGCTCTGTCACCTTAGGCCAGCAAGCTAACGGGAAAGTGGAAATCTTGTCTGGCTTGCGCGTGGGTGAAGAGTTTGTAGCTCGTAGTGGCCGACCGCTTAAGGATGGTGCCCCGGTGCGTCTAAGCATTCTCTCGGAAACTCAACCTGGCCAAACTCAAAAACCGACTCAACCCACTCAAACCACCCAGCCTACCCGAACGACTCAACCTAATCCAAACCAAGGGAAACAGCGGTAA
- a CDS encoding CHASE domain-containing protein — protein sequence MKLRLPWPPVRPRRTWTPYLVLGGALLLTTVATAYVAAVARAKDQIRFENAVQRTEDAIQNRLETYIALLRSSSGLFAVNQGLTSAQFRTYVKQVELGRRYPGTQGIGFSVRLTTDDKDAFIGEMRQQGFTNFAIQPDFPRAEYHAIIYLEPFDQRNRAALGFDMFTEPVRRAAMEQARDSGAAAASGRVTLLQEIEQNKQAGFLIYVPLYRTGDTPGTVAGRRSALQGFVYSPFRADDLMAGIFGNEQYPAVEFQIYDGSDRNPQSLLHRSDRLRIHQRLPYRPRFTTSRAIAIAGRAWHITFTSSPEFELASSKSFVPYIALSGIGLSLALFWVTRSQVQARSVAERSLAELYQSEQALRQSEERFRTLIEQSPWSTQIFAPDGRTIQVNQAWEELWGITLEQLGDYNVLADQQLVEKGLMPYLQRGFAGVATAIPAVLYDLEATLPGIASRSDSQCWVRAFIYPVKDKQGRPREVVLMHEDITEQKQIETALRNSEGRFRRLFEADIIGLFFAGRTGNILEANHAFLQMVGYTPEDLSAGRLRWDALTPAEYRYLDEQAILEDQRGGVCSAYEKEFIRKDGSRIPVLVGGARLEEDPNVGITFALDLTERKRAEEALRFLAQASTVLASSLEYETTLTSVAQLVVPTLADWCGVDIIQPDGAVQQLVVAHVDPAKVELGHKLRQQYPLDPNASTGLAQVLRTGHAELYPEVTDAMLVQGARDPQHLKLMREIGFKSLMIVPLVAREQILGAIIFVAAESGRRYGKADLALAEDLARRVAIAVDNARLYAIAQQERTQAENANRTKDEFLATLSHELRTPLNAMLGWTQLLRSRQFDEAMVARALETVERNTRSLATLIEDILDVSRIITGKLRLKVRPVDLVAVIEAAIETVRPAADAKQILLQSVLDSSASPISGDSDRLQQIVWNLLSNAIKFTPSGGRVQIQLGRNQAQAEIIISDTGRGINPEFLPYIWERFRQADSSTTRSYGGLGLGLAIVRHLVELHGGVVQAESLGEGQGATFRVKLPLIMARLESTSPEPASTTSSNLGVSEPSIDLQGLRVLVVDDEPDAREFVATALEQCGASVIAAASATEALAAIQQQRPDVLVSDIGMPEIDGYTLIHQVRSLPAEQGGHIPAAALTAYAREDDRNRALLAGFQLHVSKPVSPSDLIATVAHLAGRTTPHST from the coding sequence ATGAAATTGAGATTGCCTTGGCCACCTGTTCGGCCCCGTCGTACTTGGACCCCCTATCTCGTTTTGGGGGGAGCATTGCTGCTAACCACCGTTGCGACTGCTTACGTGGCGGCTGTGGCGCGAGCCAAAGACCAAATACGATTCGAGAATGCAGTTCAGCGGACTGAAGATGCAATTCAAAATCGTTTAGAAACCTACATCGCCCTACTACGCTCCAGTAGTGGATTGTTTGCTGTCAATCAGGGCCTTACCTCAGCCCAATTTCGCACTTATGTAAAACAGGTAGAACTAGGGCGGCGTTATCCAGGCACTCAAGGGATTGGGTTCTCGGTACGGCTGACGACAGACGACAAGGATGCTTTTATTGGTGAGATGCGACAGCAGGGCTTTACTAACTTTGCCATTCAACCAGACTTTCCGCGAGCCGAGTACCACGCCATTATTTACTTAGAACCCTTCGACCAGCGCAATCGAGCAGCCCTCGGGTTTGATATGTTTACAGAACCAGTGCGGCGGGCAGCGATGGAGCAGGCTCGTGATTCTGGAGCTGCGGCAGCTTCGGGTCGAGTGACTCTCTTACAAGAGATTGAGCAAAATAAGCAAGCAGGTTTTTTGATCTATGTACCGCTGTATCGTACGGGGGATACTCCTGGTACAGTCGCCGGGCGGCGGTCAGCTTTGCAAGGCTTCGTCTACAGTCCTTTCCGAGCCGATGACCTGATGGCAGGTATCTTCGGCAATGAACAATATCCAGCGGTTGAGTTCCAAATTTATGACGGATCTGATCGAAACCCACAAAGCTTGCTGCACCGCTCGGATCGATTGCGGATTCACCAACGCTTGCCTTACCGTCCTCGGTTCACTACATCTAGGGCGATCGCCATTGCGGGTCGAGCTTGGCACATCACTTTCACCTCTAGCCCAGAGTTTGAACTAGCTTCTAGCAAGAGCTTCGTACCATACATTGCCTTGAGTGGAATTGGGTTGAGTTTGGCGCTGTTTTGGGTGACGCGATCGCAAGTACAGGCTCGGTCTGTCGCTGAGCGATCGCTGGCGGAGTTATACCAGTCAGAACAAGCGCTGCGCCAGAGTGAAGAACGCTTCCGGACGCTAATTGAGCAATCACCTTGGAGCACCCAAATTTTTGCACCTGATGGTCGCACGATTCAGGTGAACCAGGCTTGGGAAGAACTGTGGGGCATCACGCTAGAGCAGTTGGGTGACTACAACGTTTTGGCCGATCAGCAATTGGTCGAGAAAGGTCTCATGCCCTATCTTCAACGGGGATTCGCCGGAGTCGCCACCGCTATCCCAGCGGTCTTGTATGACTTGGAAGCTACGCTACCCGGAATCGCTTCGCGCTCAGACTCTCAGTGTTGGGTGAGAGCCTTTATCTACCCCGTGAAGGACAAGCAGGGCCGCCCGCGTGAGGTAGTACTCATGCATGAGGATATTACTGAACAAAAACAAATAGAAACTGCTCTCAGAAATAGCGAAGGGCGCTTCCGGCGTTTATTTGAAGCAGATATTATCGGTTTGTTTTTTGCGGGGCGCACTGGCAACATCTTGGAAGCCAACCACGCCTTTCTGCAAATGGTCGGTTACACACCCGAAGACTTGTCAGCAGGTCGGCTGCGTTGGGATGCCTTGACTCCTGCTGAATATCGTTATCTAGATGAGCAGGCCATTCTAGAAGATCAGAGAGGTGGCGTTTGCTCTGCTTACGAAAAGGAATTCATTCGCAAAGATGGCAGTCGGATTCCGGTTTTGGTGGGTGGTGCCCGGCTGGAAGAAGATCCGAATGTAGGAATTACCTTTGCCTTAGATTTAACCGAGCGCAAGCGAGCAGAAGAGGCGCTACGATTCCTCGCCCAAGCTAGTACGGTTCTTGCTTCCTCTCTAGAATACGAAACTACGCTCACGAGCGTTGCTCAACTGGTGGTGCCCACTTTAGCGGATTGGTGTGGGGTGGATATCATTCAGCCCGATGGCGCGGTGCAACAACTGGTGGTTGCCCATGTTGATCCAGCCAAAGTCGAGCTAGGACATAAACTCCGCCAGCAATATCCGCTCGATCCGAATGCTTCCACAGGTCTAGCCCAAGTGTTACGGACTGGCCATGCCGAACTTTACCCAGAAGTCACTGATGCCATGCTGGTGCAGGGAGCCCGTGATCCTCAGCATTTGAAGCTGATGCGGGAAATTGGCTTCAAATCTTTAATGATCGTGCCGCTGGTAGCGCGTGAGCAGATTCTAGGAGCTATCATCTTTGTGGCTGCTGAGTCAGGTCGGCGCTATGGTAAAGCTGACTTGGCCTTGGCCGAAGACTTGGCTCGTCGCGTAGCGATCGCGGTGGATAATGCCCGCCTCTATGCGATTGCTCAACAAGAACGCACCCAAGCCGAAAATGCCAACCGCACAAAAGATGAGTTCTTAGCCACCTTGTCCCATGAGTTGCGAACCCCCTTAAATGCCATGCTGGGTTGGACGCAATTGTTGCGATCGCGCCAGTTTGACGAAGCGATGGTGGCACGGGCTTTAGAAACAGTGGAACGCAACACCCGCTCGCTGGCAACTTTGATCGAAGATATTTTGGATGTTTCCCGAATCATCACGGGTAAGTTGCGGCTGAAAGTGCGTCCGGTGGATTTGGTAGCAGTGATTGAAGCTGCGATCGAGACAGTGCGTCCTGCTGCCGATGCTAAGCAGATTCTTTTGCAATCTGTGCTGGACTCATCGGCCAGCCCGATTTCTGGGGATAGCGATCGCCTCCAGCAGATTGTCTGGAATCTTCTCTCCAATGCCATTAAGTTCACCCCATCCGGTGGCCGAGTGCAAATTCAGCTAGGGCGGAACCAGGCTCAGGCGGAAATTATCATCAGTGATACAGGGCGAGGTATCAACCCAGAATTTTTGCCTTATATCTGGGAGCGCTTCCGCCAAGCAGACAGTTCTACCACTCGCTCCTATGGTGGCTTAGGATTGGGACTGGCGATCGTGCGGCACTTGGTAGAACTGCATGGCGGAGTAGTGCAAGCCGAAAGTCTAGGCGAAGGCCAGGGAGCTACTTTTAGGGTTAAATTGCCCTTGATTATGGCTCGCTTAGAATCGACCAGCCCTGAGCCAGCTTCTACGACTAGCAGCAATCTAGGCGTCTCAGAACCATCTATCGATCTGCAAGGTTTACGAGTGCTGGTGGTGGATGATGAACCCGATGCCCGCGAATTTGTCGCGACTGCTTTAGAACAATGCGGTGCGAGTGTGATTGCGGCTGCTTCTGCCACAGAAGCTTTGGCGGCCATACAGCAGCAACGCCCAGATGTGCTGGTGAGCGACATTGGCATGCCAGAGATTGATGGCTATACCCTGATTCATCAAGTGCGATCGCTACCAGCCGAGCAGGGAGGGCACATTCCAGCGGCGGCCTTGACTGCATATGCTAGAGAAGACGACCGAAACCGTGCACTCCTAGCTGGTTTTCAACTGCATGTCTCCAAGCCTGTGAGCCCATCCGACCTGATTGCGACAGTTGCCCACTTAGCAGGACGTACCACCCCTCACTCAACTTAG
- a CDS encoding PadR family transcriptional regulator has translation MLELAALGLLQQQPLHGYRLKQQLEQFMSGCISVNYGAIYPLLKRLEDRGDIMTQTEEASQGGPSRKIYQITSQGRDRWKQEMMAHPHESWVNARSRFCIKVFFFSHIEPAERLKLIKHRLMTCRLRLESQQAEPTPSDPYQAAIGQRFEMVLQDEIQWLVLQLQQEKLDSLDSPPQPASMSLDRFTAYSEFS, from the coding sequence ATGCTTGAACTAGCCGCTCTCGGACTTCTGCAACAGCAACCGTTGCATGGATATCGCCTCAAACAGCAGCTAGAGCAGTTTATGAGTGGTTGTATTAGCGTCAACTATGGGGCGATTTATCCCTTGCTCAAACGCTTAGAGGACCGGGGTGACATCATGACTCAAACTGAGGAAGCGAGTCAGGGAGGCCCCAGCCGGAAGATCTACCAAATTACATCTCAAGGACGCGATCGCTGGAAGCAAGAAATGATGGCTCACCCCCACGAAAGTTGGGTGAATGCGCGATCGCGGTTTTGCATCAAGGTTTTCTTCTTTAGCCACATAGAGCCAGCCGAGCGGCTGAAGTTAATTAAGCACCGCTTAATGACTTGTCGGTTGCGCTTAGAAAGTCAGCAAGCCGAGCCAACGCCGAGTGATCCGTACCAAGCGGCGATCGGGCAACGATTTGAGATGGTGTTGCAGGATGAAATTCAGTGGTTAGTCCTGCAACTGCAACAGGAAAAGCTGGACAGTTTGGACAGTCCACCTCAGCCTGCATCCATGAGCCTAGATAGATTTACGGCTTATAGCGAATTCTCTTAA
- a CDS encoding amidase, whose translation MDRTELAFTPAVEQAQLIRAKTVSPLELAELYLERIQRLDSQLGSYFTVTAEQAIADAKAKTEILAQNNVDELPPFFGVPISVKDLSAVLGVRCTYGTPVMKDNIANYEDGVVTRIRQAGFVILGKTATSELGSFPYTEPLGFPPARNPWDLDYTPGGSSGGAAAAVAAGLCAIAQGSDGGGSIRGPAACCGLVGIKPSRGRISYAPVGDRLSGLATNGPLARTVTDAAALLDVMSGYTTGDPYWLPDPNPSFLKVAEQAKATAGQPVPPLRIAFSTAVQPIGEAEPVCQQAVLDTVKLLEKMGHQVEPGCPDFADLVEPFTVVWRAGVAASGIPGEYLQPMNRWMLEQSDSCGEYLQAVGMMQTIARRIVAFFNTYDALVLPVFLHPTIRVGEWADLDPAETLQKITNWVAPSPPFNASGQPALAIPTGFDPRGLPVGVQIVGRPAAESTLIALAAQIEALQPWSDRRPRFAL comes from the coding sequence ATGGATCGAACTGAGTTAGCCTTTACCCCCGCTGTTGAGCAAGCACAACTGATTCGTGCCAAAACAGTGTCGCCGTTAGAACTAGCCGAGCTGTATCTGGAGCGGATTCAACGGTTAGATAGTCAGCTTGGTAGCTATTTCACGGTCACCGCAGAGCAGGCGATCGCAGATGCCAAAGCCAAAACAGAGATTCTCGCTCAGAACAACGTTGATGAACTGCCACCGTTTTTTGGGGTGCCGATTTCGGTTAAAGATTTGAGTGCGGTGCTAGGGGTGCGTTGTACCTACGGCACTCCGGTAATGAAAGACAATATCGCTAACTATGAAGATGGCGTGGTGACGCGGATCAGGCAAGCAGGCTTTGTGATCCTGGGCAAAACCGCAACGTCTGAGCTGGGTTCTTTTCCTTACACAGAACCTCTAGGCTTTCCTCCCGCTCGAAACCCTTGGGATTTGGACTACACGCCCGGTGGGTCTAGCGGTGGGGCAGCAGCAGCAGTGGCGGCAGGGCTATGTGCGATCGCTCAAGGCTCTGATGGTGGTGGCTCGATTCGGGGGCCAGCGGCTTGTTGTGGGTTGGTGGGCATTAAGCCTTCTAGAGGCCGAATTAGCTATGCACCTGTAGGCGATCGCTTGAGTGGGCTTGCCACCAATGGCCCTTTGGCCCGCACCGTCACAGACGCGGCAGCCCTGCTAGATGTGATGTCCGGTTACACCACAGGTGATCCTTATTGGCTCCCAGACCCGAATCCTTCCTTCCTTAAGGTGGCAGAGCAAGCCAAAGCTACGGCTGGGCAACCTGTACCACCGCTCCGAATTGCGTTCTCGACTGCGGTGCAACCGATTGGAGAAGCTGAGCCCGTTTGTCAGCAAGCGGTTTTAGATACAGTGAAGTTGTTAGAAAAGATGGGGCATCAAGTTGAACCGGGTTGTCCTGACTTTGCGGATCTGGTAGAGCCGTTTACAGTGGTTTGGCGAGCGGGAGTGGCAGCATCCGGAATTCCAGGGGAGTATCTGCAACCGATGAATCGCTGGATGCTAGAGCAGTCTGATTCTTGTGGGGAATATCTGCAAGCGGTGGGGATGATGCAGACGATCGCCCGTCGCATTGTGGCTTTCTTCAATACCTATGATGCGCTGGTGCTGCCTGTCTTTCTGCACCCCACAATTCGGGTGGGAGAATGGGCTGACTTAGACCCTGCCGAAACCTTGCAGAAAATTACCAATTGGGTCGCTCCTTCGCCGCCATTTAATGCCAGTGGTCAACCTGCGCTCGCCATTCCAACCGGATTTGATCCGCGAGGGTTGCCTGTGGGGGTGCAAATTGTGGGGCGACCTGCGGCGGAGTCTACTCTGATTGCTTTGGCGGCTCAGATTGAAGCCTTACAGCCTTGGAGCGATCGCCGTCCTCGCTTCGCTCTTTGA